In one window of Pseudodesulfovibrio sediminis DNA:
- a CDS encoding extracellular solute-binding protein, translating into MTTLRHILFCLGWLLYCTPAFAGSQQVLFIDTLPRQFQIPSHFAYADPNALKGGSLRLSASGSFDSFNPYIPYGVQAAGVSLTTGTLTAASRDNPFVQYPYVAEKFEIAKDNGWIIFHINPKACFYDGHPVSADDLVFTFNTLMTEGTPRYKQYYKAVDHIEKVNPLAVKFVFKEKNNRELPVIVGQLPVLPAHWWKDRDFTKASLEPPLGCGPYRIKSFRTGYTVELERVKKWWGKDLTISKGRYNFDSVIYNYYRDRTVAGEAFRAGEFDFIVENTAKNWVHDYTGPAFNQGLINRLELKHSRNAGMPGFYFNTDRPLFADRHVRQALALVFDFEWTNKTLFYGQYTRCNSFFSNSELASTGLPTEQEAALLLPWKTHLPPELFTSAFVTPKSNGTGRIRTRLQKALSLLKKAGWQLKDGVLSNASGTPFTFELLLRSGSLERVALPFRHNLKRLGITMDITMADTTRYIRRTRDHDYDMIYATIPQSDHPGNEQRNYWASTSANTPGSRNWAGVSSPAVDDLINKLIGAQNKLELLTATHALDRALLWNYYVIPGWYSPVDRLAYWDKFGIPQTRPKRGVDIFSWWVDPTKDQRIQNSAYRSGDAGR; encoded by the coding sequence ATGACAACACTCAGACACATTCTATTCTGCCTTGGTTGGCTTCTCTACTGTACCCCAGCTTTCGCAGGCTCCCAGCAGGTTCTGTTTATAGACACCCTGCCGCGACAGTTTCAAATACCCTCACATTTTGCATACGCCGACCCGAATGCCCTCAAAGGGGGGTCTCTCCGGCTGTCCGCTTCAGGAAGTTTTGACAGCTTCAATCCGTATATTCCATATGGCGTGCAGGCTGCCGGTGTGTCTTTGACCACCGGTACGTTAACGGCAGCATCCCGCGACAATCCGTTCGTTCAATATCCGTATGTGGCTGAAAAGTTTGAAATAGCCAAAGATAACGGGTGGATTATCTTTCATATCAACCCCAAGGCATGTTTTTACGATGGCCATCCGGTTTCCGCCGATGATCTGGTGTTTACGTTCAACACTCTGATGACCGAGGGCACCCCTCGATACAAACAGTACTACAAGGCCGTTGACCACATTGAGAAAGTCAATCCGCTTGCCGTAAAATTCGTCTTTAAAGAGAAGAACAACCGCGAACTACCTGTGATTGTAGGACAATTGCCGGTCCTCCCTGCCCACTGGTGGAAAGATCGTGATTTCACCAAAGCGTCACTCGAGCCGCCCTTGGGATGTGGTCCATACAGAATAAAAAGTTTCCGGACAGGCTATACCGTTGAACTTGAGCGCGTGAAAAAGTGGTGGGGAAAAGACCTCACAATCAGCAAAGGACGATATAACTTCGACTCGGTCATCTACAATTACTACCGGGATCGCACCGTTGCAGGTGAAGCTTTTCGCGCTGGAGAATTCGACTTCATCGTGGAAAATACGGCAAAAAACTGGGTACACGATTATACTGGCCCAGCCTTCAACCAAGGACTCATCAACCGCCTTGAGCTCAAGCACTCCCGAAACGCAGGCATGCCCGGTTTCTACTTTAATACGGACCGGCCCCTGTTTGCCGACCGTCATGTCCGGCAGGCTCTGGCTCTGGTTTTTGATTTCGAATGGACCAACAAGACCCTATTCTACGGGCAATACACACGTTGCAACAGTTTCTTTTCCAATTCAGAACTCGCCTCCACCGGCCTTCCCACAGAACAGGAAGCAGCGCTACTCTTGCCATGGAAAACACACCTTCCTCCGGAACTTTTTACTTCCGCATTCGTCACTCCCAAGAGTAATGGAACCGGTCGAATTCGCACTCGTCTTCAAAAGGCACTCTCCCTGTTGAAAAAGGCTGGTTGGCAACTCAAGGATGGCGTCCTGAGTAATGCGTCCGGTACCCCGTTCACTTTTGAACTCCTTCTGCGTTCAGGCAGCCTGGAACGTGTAGCGCTGCCGTTTCGGCACAATCTCAAACGACTGGGGATCACCATGGATATCACCATGGCAGACACGACCAGATATATTCGGCGCACCCGTGACCATGACTATGATATGATTTATGCAACAATCCCTCAGTCTGACCATCCCGGCAATGAACAACGCAACTACTGGGCCTCGACATCAGCAAACACCCCCGGATCACGTAACTGGGCCGGAGTATCCAGCCCGGCAGTTGATGACCTTATAAACAAACTCATTGGCGCACAAAACAAGCTGGAACTGCTCACAGCCACCCACGCTCTGGATCGCGCTTTGCTCTGGAACTATTATGTGATCCCCGGATGGTACTCCCCTGTGGACAGACTCGCGTACTGGGATAAATTCGGCATTCCCCAAACACGCCCCAAACGTGGAGTTGATATCTTCAGTTGGTGGGTTGATCCGACCAAAGATCAGCGCATCCAAAACAGCGCATACCGATCTGGGGATGCAGGCCGATGA